The Dunckerocampus dactyliophorus isolate RoL2022-P2 chromosome 13, RoL_Ddac_1.1, whole genome shotgun sequence genome window below encodes:
- the LOC129192830 gene encoding protein tyrosine phosphatase type IVA 2-like, translating to MNRPAAVEISYDCLRFLITHNPTNAQLGRFIEDLKTYGANTLVRVCAATYDKAPVEQEGIRVLDMPFEDGSAPPEQVVDDWLSLLQTKFRDEPGSCVAVHCVAGLGRAPVLVALALIECGMEYEDAVHFIRLKRRGAFNSKQLLFLENYKPKLCLRSKDANGQSCSIQ from the exons ATGAATCGACCGGCTGCAGTGGAAATCTCCTATGACTGTCTAAGGTTCCTTATCACACACAATCCCACTAACGCACAACTTGGAAGGTTTATAGAG GATCTGAAGACATATGGAGCTAACACCCTTGTAAGAGTATGTGCTGCTACTTATGACAAGGCACCGGTAGAACAAGAAGGCATTCGAGTCCTG GATATGCCATTTGAGGATGGCTCTGCCCCCCCAGAGCAGGTGGTCGATGATTGGCTGAGTCTGCTGCAGACAAAGTTTCGAGATGAGCCTGGCAGCTGTGTGGCTGTGCATTGTGTTGCTGGTCTGGGAAG AGCTCCTGTGCTTGTGGCTCTAGCTCTAATTGAGTGTGGGATGGAGTACGAAGATGCTGTTCACTTCATAAGACT GAAGCGTCGTGGGGCATTCAACTCAAAGCAGCTGCTTTTCCTGGAAAACTACAAACCCAAATTGTGCTTGCGCTCCAAAGATGCGAATGGACAGAGCTGCAGCATACAGTAG
- the gjb9a gene encoding gap junction protein beta 9a, producing MNWSGLESLLSGVNKYSTAFGRIWLSMVFVFRVLVFVVAAQRVWGDESKDFVCNTRQPGCTNVCYDHIFPISHIRLWALQLIFVTCPSLMVMAHVKFREGKDKKYVALHQGSHLYANPGKKRGGLWWTYLLSLVFKAGFDVSFLYILYRIYHGYDLPKLSKCSLDPCPNTVDCFISRPTEKKIFMLFMVVSSALCIFMCICEMIYLIGKRIAKQLKVRHENERMLFADQHELTNMAPPRSLYRKTDPTLGGSQLSLNKREKAKEIGATTTL from the exons ATGAACTGGTCCGGACTTGAGAGTCTGTTGAGTGGAGTCAATAAGTACTCCACTGCATTTGGGAGGATTTGGCTATCCATGGTGTTTGTCTTCCGTGTGCTCGTGTTTGTAGTAGCAGCACAGAGAGTTTGGGGCGATGAGAGCAAAGACTTTGTGTGCAACACACGGCAG CCCGGCTGTACCAACGTCTGCTATGACCACATCTTTCCCATCTCCCACATCCGTCTGTGGGCACTGCAGCTGATCTTTGTCACCTGCCCATCGCTAATGGTGATGGCTCACGTTAAATTCCGAGAAGGGAAGGACAAGAAATATGTGGCGCTGCATCAGGGCTCTCACTTGTATGCAAACCCAGGCAAGAAGAGAGGAGGGCTGTGGTGGACCTATCTGCTTAGTTTGGTCTTCAAAGCTGGCTTCGACGTCTCATTCCTCTACATCCTGTATCGGATTTACCATGGATATGACCTGCCAAA GTTATCCAAGTGTTCACTGGACCCGTGCCCCAACACTGTGGACTGCTTCATTAGCCGGCCAACTGAGAAGAAGATCTTCATGTTGTTTATGGTGGTGTCCAGCGCGCTGTGCATCTTCATGTGTATTTGCGAGATGATTTATCTCATTGGCAAGCGCATCGCCAAACAACTGAAGGTCCGACATGAGAATGAAAGGATGCTGTTTGCTGACCAGCACGAGCTCACCAACATGGCCCCACCCCGGTCGCTGTACAGGAAGACTGATCCAACACTAGGAGGGAGCCAACtaagtttaaacaagagagagaaGGCCAAAGAAATCGGTGCTACTACAACATTGTAG